The Coffea arabica cultivar ET-39 chromosome 8e, Coffea Arabica ET-39 HiFi, whole genome shotgun sequence genome window below encodes:
- the LOC113702853 gene encoding uncharacterized protein has protein sequence MTIVLRFVDKQGYIRERFFDIVHVHETNSLTLKKEICDVLSRHNLSVQNIRGQGYDGASNMRGEWNGLQALFIQECPYAYYIHCFAHRLQLTLVATSQEVIPVEQFFTNLSLLINLVSSSCKRVDQLRVARAARIAELIAIDELETGRGQNQMGTLKRPGTTRWGSHFSSICSLFTEYEDICSVLIDVINYGNTSTQRSEADRVYDFMTSFDFVLVMHMMRDILGFAQVLSQALQCKSQDILNALKLVSVTKDRLQSYRDNGWNELFTNVKTFCDARNIEMPDMNVIYKAGRGRIRKQNDPITMEHHYRIDVFLATVDSQILEMKNRFKEDVIELLILSSALHPKDNFQAFNIEQICQLADKFYSADFTDQEKLHLRTQLELFQIEFSCNSQLQNLSSLQELCQVLAKTRKSMCYTLIDRLIRLILTLPVSTATTERAFSAMKIIKTCLRSRMEEDFLANSMIMYIEKEIARTFDVNSIIDDFDKIKSRRAQFHMSHTVK, from the coding sequence ATGACTATTGTTCTTAGATTTGTGGACAAGCAAGGCTATATTCGAGAGAGATTTTTTGACATTGTTCATGTGCACGAAACCAATTCCTTGACTTTGAAGAAGGAGATATGTGATGTCCTTTCTCGCCATAATCTTAGTGTGCAAAACATTCGTGGCCAAGGATATGATGGAGCTAGTAACATGCGTGGAGAATGGAATGGACTGCAAGCATTATTTATTCAGGAGTGCCCTTATGCATATTATATTCACTGTTTTGCTCATCGACTGCAATTAACATTGGTAGCAACATCTCAAGAGGTAATTCCTGTGGAACAATTCTTTACAAACTTATCTCTTCTCATAAATTTAGTTTCATCTTCTTGCAAACGGGTGGACCAACTTAGAGTTGCTAGAGCTGCTAGAATTGCTGAATTGATTGCTATTGATGAACTTGAGACTGGTAGGGGTCAGAATCAGATGGGTACCTTAAAACGGCCAGGGACTACAAGATGGGGGTCTCATTTTAGTTCTATCTGTAGCTTATTCACAGAATATGAAGACATTTGCTCTGTCCTAATTGATGTTATCAATTATGGAAATACATCAACTCAAAGAAGTGAAGCTGACAGAGTTTATGATTTCATGACATCCTTTGATTTTGTTCTTGTTATGCATATGATGAGGGACATTTTAGGATTTGCACAAGTACTTTCTCAAGCTTTACAATGCAAATCTCAAGATATTTTGAATGCCCTTAAATTGGTTTCAGTAACAAAGGATCGACTTCAAAGTTACAGAGATAATGGATGGAATGAATTGTTCACCAATGTAAAGACATTTTGTGATGCACGAAATATAGAGATGCCCGATATGAATGTCATTTATAAAGCAGGTCGAGGAAGAATTCGAAAACAAAATGATCCAATTACCATGGAGCATCACTACAGGATTGATGTGTTTTTGGCAACGGTTGATTCTCAAATACTTGAAATGAAGAATAGGTTTAAGGAAGATGTAATAGAGTTGCTTATTCTTAGTTCAGCATTGCACCCCAAAGATAATTTTCAGGCTTTCAATATTGAACAAATTTGTCAACTTGCAGACAAGTTTTATTCAGCTGACTTCACAGATCAAGAGAAGTTACACTTAAGAACTCAATTAGAGCTTTTCCAGATTGAGTTTTCCTGTAATTCTCAGCTTCAAAATTTGTCATCACTTCAGGAGTTGTGCCAAGTGTTAGCGAAGACAAGAAAGTCAATGTGCTATACTCTTATTGATAGATTGATTCGTCTTATTTTGACTCTTCCTGTTTCAACAGCTACAACAGAGCGTGCATTTTCTGCTATGAAAATCATCAAGACTTGTTTGCGTTCTAGGATGGAGGAAGACTTTCTTGCCAACTCTATGATAATGTATATTGAGAAAGAAATTGCTAGAACTTTTGATGTAAATTCAATCATTGATgactttgataaaattaaaagtcGTCGTGCACAATTTCATATGTCCCACACAGTCAAATAG